In a genomic window of Epinephelus lanceolatus isolate andai-2023 chromosome 3, ASM4190304v1, whole genome shotgun sequence:
- the tnrc6c2 gene encoding trinucleotide repeat-containing gene 6C protein isoform X3 → METNGRVMEDISLQSGSVAQYETSHWGASLPADSSSSASSWDKVIIDGSDTEAWPSISRSSDPSHPAAPECPLGSASSNADTSAVTTTSSSSFLSMATGAAGQQAHYPSLKANNNMMTGPGSASTCGNRGWGSDGKQDGMNGGRVGAPNNWGSPNFNLNLNPNANPSAWPVLGHEGGGSCGIGASGVSNSPSLPPGINGNGKMGNGSLGGADNGGGGWVGMISANENDQQHSSATTSLSFKMEPSNLNTDGPNHTKQQQQAQEPMSPIHGITGWGGQSPTESSQLNGDTTGSSVWGSGETKAADSPKDSGWDSTPSGNLSAWGRQGSGGGSSGSGGWGDWGKSSGGGETSKGWDSVDAGSTGSGQEQQLGSWGQQPRTAPASEGSGDSSESQSGHRDRSSSTDFTPMLPRQDLDPRVLSNTGWGQTPIRQHTVWEMEEANSDDGKSKSSSDTMGGSSSNGGPSSINGGTINPKIGPSQRPGSGEKSDSEGSSSSGWGAPPPQPIQTGSGWGDPPQSHSKAPNGTTSGWGDPLPTSGPRNGGTPSWGSEDKSTSWDDGLTKSQPTSWGEGPKSSHGWGNSNGGSNGSSTGEWGEAEVKNNGSSSIMWEGEGGNGEGGGWKDSPRGGNRGGGWGKPTPTVSNSSWGETSRANGPVQGGWGSSKPQESSNSSTGSGGGGGMGSWGGPGTVKQNTSSWGNGSKQDQGMEPTGWEEPSPPSIRRKMEIDDGTSTWGDPGTYNKTVNMWDRNNPNNNPGNSGPPPTKNGGVIIPNNNNNNHSVGPGNNNHHHTHHMHHHPHPHPHHGQPPTHLQHHGNNNGSPSNGTPHPGAGPQGRPPLANPGWGELPNVQPKSEPAWGEPAVPTSVDNGTSAWGKPPGGVGGWGDGGHEPSGPYGRANGPTGSAPCKPGPKPMQDGWGNGGEEMGMSTGQWDAEDGDMWNSPTSQESSSSCNSWGNGPKKGPSKGKMGKPDEAWIMNRLIKQLTDMGFPRDPAEEALKSNNMNLDQAMSALLEKKTDLDKRGMGMSDYNNGMNKPMVCRSSALSKDPSDRTSFLDKDGVLSDDAPPSPFLPSPSLKLPLANSSLPGQGLGQGNPGLAMQNLNNRQIPSGMFGSSGAAQTRAMQQQPPQPPVPPLSSSQPSLRAQVPQFLSPQVQAQLLQFAAKNIGLNPALLTSPINPQQMTLLYQLQQLQMAYQRLQIQQQMMQAQRNVSGPIRQQEQQVARTITNMQQQIQQHQRQLYQALLMKQQQLPSHSSSSSSSSAGLHPPGGPAGGHGSGKSTLDPFTGPHQAPGLADTLHTKEPPSSPNAYSTYPLSGLNPNMNVNCMEVGGLSVKEPLQPQSRLSQWTHSNSMDSLSGNSSNMENNLNKHGAISAASTLGPPGKPPQMEDSYSPYNLMSSSESPTSPLVPPDSWGQGKSPNEKISNGTNINWPPEFCPGVPWKGLQNIDPENDPNMTPGSVPSGPTINTNIHDVNRYLLRDRNGGKLSDMKSTWSPGPISQSQASLSHELWKVPQGPRSNAAPSRPPPGLTNNKPSSTWGGNSLGLAQGWSGSYSSEGTTWSTDSSNRTSSWLVLRNLTPQIDGSTLRTLCMQHGPLITFHLNLTQGNAVVRYSSKDEAAKAQKSLHMCVLGNTTILAEFAGEEEVNRFFAQGQSLGANTTSWQANPGTNQNRMGGAAQSHSMGQWSSSGGGGGKASGGDLLWGGVPQYSSLWGPPSGEDARVIGSPTPINTLLPGDLLSGESM, encoded by the exons ATGGAAACTAATGGCAGAGTAATGGAAG ACATATCCCTCCAGAGTGGCTCCGTTGCCCAGTATGAGACCTCTCATTGGGGAGCCTCTTTGCCAGCTGACAGCTCCTCCAGTGCCAGCAGCTGGGACAAAGTGATTATTGACGGAAGTGACACAGAAGCTTGGCCCTCCATCAGCCGCAGCAGTGACCCCAGCCACCCTGCAGCACCAGAATGCCCCTTGGGCTCAGCTAGCTCTAACGCAGACACCAGTGCTGTCACTACCACCAGTAGTAGTAGTTTTCTGAGTATGGCCACAGGTGCCGCAGGCCAGCAGGCCCACTACCCCTCTCTCAAAGCTAACAATAACATGATGACGGGACCTGGGTCAGCCAGTACATGCGGCAATAGAGGCTGGGGCTCCGATGGGAAACAGGATGGTATGAACGGCGGCCGAGTAGGGGCGCCCAATAACTGGGGCTCTCCCAATTTTAACTTGAACCTCAATCCCAATGCCAACCCATCAGCCTGGCCTGTTCTGGGCCATGAGGGTGGTGGAAGTTGTGGTATTGGCGCCAGTGGCGTGTCAAactccccatccctcccaccaGGTATTAATGGCAATGGAAAAATGGGAAATGGGAGCCTTGGAGGAGCAGATAATGGTGGGGGAGGTTGGGTTGGCATGATAAGTGCTAACGAAAATGATCAACAGCACTCTTCAGCCACCACAAGCTTGTCTTTTAAAATGGAACCTTCTAACCTTAACACTGACGGACCAAACCACActaagcagcagcagcaagctcAGGAGCCTATGAGTCCTATCCATGGGATAACTGGCTGGGGAGGCCAGTCGCCCACTGAATCATCCCAGCTCAATGGGGACACAACAGGCAGCTCTGTATGGGGTAGTGGAGAAACCAAGGCAGCTGACTCTCCCAAGGACTCAGGCTGGGACTCAACTCCCTCTGGAAACCTTTCTGCCTGGGGCCGCCaaggcagtggtggaggaagtagtGGAAGTGGTGGCTGGGGGGACTGGGGAAAATCCTCTGGTGGTGGAGAAACATCTAAAGGTTGGGACTCTGTAGATGCTGGTAGTACTGGATCAGGCCAAGAGCAGCAACTTGGCTCATGGGGACAGCAGCCTAGAACAGCCCCAGCAAGCGAGGGTAGTGGGGACAGCAGTGAAAGTCAATCTGGCCACAGAGACAGGTCCTCCAGCACGGATTTTACCCCCATGTTACCCCGGCAGGACCTGGACCCTAGGGTGCTGAGTAACACTGGTTGGGGACAGACCCCCATCCGGCAGCACACTGTATGGGAGATGGAAGAAGCAAACTCTGATGATGGGAAGAGCAAAAGCAGCTCAGACACCATGGGAGGCTCCAGCTCTAATGGTGGACCTTCATCCATCAATGGAGGTACCATCAACCCGAAAATTGGCCCCAGTCAGAGGCCTGGGTCTGGagaaaaaagtgacagtgaaggATCATCATCCTCTGGCTGGGGAGCCCCTCCACCTCAGCCTATCCAGACTGGATCAGGATGGGGAGACCCCCCACAGTCACACAGCAAAGCGCCAAATGGCACTACCAGTGGCTGGGGTGACCCTTTACCTACCAGTGGTCCTAGAAATGGAGGCACACCATCCTGGGGCTCTGAGGACAAGTCAACCAGTTGGGACGATGGCCTGACGAAAAGTCAGCCTACTAGCTGGGGAGAGGGCCCCAAAAGCTCTCATGGATGGGGCAACAGTAATGGGGGCTCTAATGGTTCCAGCACAGGGGAGTGGGGAGAGGCGGAGGTCAAGAACAATGGATCCTCCAGCATCATGTgggaaggagaaggagggaatGGAGAAGGTGGTGGATGGAAGGACAGCCCAAGGGGaggaaatagaggaggaggctGGGGTAAACCCACTCCTACTGTGAGTAACAGCAGCTGGGGAGAGACCTCACGTGCCAATGGCCCAGTGCAGGGAGGCTGGGGCTCTTCCAAGCCTCAGgaaagcagcaacagcagcactgGCAGTGGAGGAGGTGGCGGCATGGGTTCATGGGGTGGTCCCGGTACTGTTAAGCAGAACACATCTAGCTGGGGCAATGGCAGCAAACAGGACCAGGGCATGGAGCCCACCGGCTGGGAAGagccctcccctccctccatccgCAGGAAGATGGAGATTGACGACGGAACGTCCACCTGGGGCGATCCTGGCACCTACAACAAGACTGTCAACATGTGGGATCGCAACAATCCCAATAATAACCCAGGCAACAGCGGCCCACCTCCCACTAAGAATGGTGGAGTGATTATAcccaacaataacaacaacaatcactctGTCGGTCCTGGCAACAACAATCACCATCACACTCACCACATGCACCACCACCCCCATCCCCATCCCCATCATGGCCAGCCCCCAACTCACCTGCAACACCATGGAAACAACAATGGGTCACCCAGCAATGGCACCCCACATCCAGGCGCGGGCCCCCAGGGTAGACCCCCCCTCGCCAACCCAG GTTGGGGAGAGCTTCCCAATGTTCAACCCAAGTCAGAGCCTGCTTGGGGAGAGCCAGCAGTTCCAACATCAGTGGACAATGGTACCTCTGCCTGGGGCAAGCCCCCAGGTGGAGTCGGAGGATGGGGAGACGGTGGCCATGAGCCCTCTGGACCCTATGGCAGGGCCAACGGACCCACAGGTTCTGCACCCTGCAAGCCAG GCCCCAAACCTATGCAAGATGGCTGGGGaaatggaggagaggagatgggcATGTCTACTGGCCAGTGGGACGCTGAGGATGGGGACATGTGGAACAGCCCCACCTCCCAGGAGAGcagctcctcctgcaactcctgGGGCAATGGACCCAAGAAGGGCCCGAGCAAG GGGAAGATGGGCAAGCCAGATGAGGCTTGGATCATGAACCGTCTCATCAAACAGCTTACTGACATGGGCTTTCCG AGAGACCCTGCTGAGGAGGCTTTGAAGAGCAACAACATGAACCTTGACCAGGCCATGA GCGCTCTGTTGGAGAAGAAGACAGACCTGGACAAGCGGGGCATGGGCATGTCTGATTACAACAACGGCATGAACAAGCCCATGGTGTGTCGGTCCTCTGCACTCTCCAAAGACCCCTCCGACCGCACCTCCTTTCTTGACAAG GATGGTGTTCTGTCAGATGATGCCCCCCCATCACCGTTTCTGCCTTCCCCCAGCCTGAAGCTCCCCCTGGCCAACAGTAGCCTTCCTGGGCAGGGTCTGGGACAGGGCAACCCGGGGCTGGCCATGCAAAACTTGAACAACAGACAG ATACCCAGTGGAATGTTTGGCAGTAGTGGAGCAGCACAAACCCGGGccatgcagcagcagcctcctcAGCCACCAGTGCCACCTCTCAGCTCCTCCCAGCCTAGTCTACGTGCTCAAGTGCCTCAGTTTCTCTCCCCTCAg GTCCAAGCACAGCTCTTGCAGTTTGCAGCAAAAAACATTGGTCTGAACCCTGCACTTTTAACCTCACCAATAAACCCTCAACAAATGACCCTCTTGTACCAACTTCAGCAACTGCAAATG GCGTACCAGCGTTTACAAatccagcagcagatgatgcaGGCGCAACGCAATGTTTCCGGCCCCATTAGACAACAAGAGCAGCAA GTTGCACGTACAATCACCAACATGCAGCAGCAGATCCAGCAGCACCAGCGTCAGCTGTACCAAGCGTTGCTGATGAAACAGCAGCAACTTCCCTCtcattcctcctcttcttcctcctcctccgctggtCTGCATCCCCCTGGTGGCCCCGCCGGAGGCCATGGTTCCGGCAAATCAACCCTGGACCCCTTCACAGGCCCACACCAGGCTCCGGGCCTCGCCGACACACTGCACACCAAAGAGCCGCCGTCTTCGCCCAACGCCTACAGCACCTACCCTCTCT ctgGACTGAATCcaaacatgaatgtaaactgcaTGGAGGTTGGGGGTTTGTCCGTGAAGGAGCCCCTTCAGCCCCAATCGCGCCTGTCCCAGTGGACACACTCCAACTCCATGGACAGCCTCTCTGGCAACTCCTCAAACATGGAGAACAACCTCAATAAGCACG GTGCCATATCTGCTGCCTCTACCCTGGGCCCCCCTGGGAAGCCCCCCCAGATGGAGGACTCATACAGCCCTTACAATCTAATGTCCAGCTCTGAGTCCCCCACCAGCCCCCTGGTGCCCCCAGACAGCTGGGGTCAGGGCAAGAGCCCTAATGAAAAGATCTCCAATGGGACCAACATTAACTGGCCCCCAG AGTTCTGCCCAGGTGTGCCATGGAAGGGCCTTCAGAACATCGACCCTGAGAATGACCCCAACATGACCCCTGGCAGCGTCCCCAGCGGTCCCACCATCAACACCAACATCCACGACGTCAATCGATACCTGCTGCGGGACAGGAATGGAG GGAAACTGTCTGACATGAAGTCCACCTGGTCCCCAGGGCCCATCTCCCAGAGCCAAGCCTCTCTGTCCCATGAGCTGTGGAAAGTCCCTCAGGGGCCACGCAGTAATGCAGCCCCCTCCCGGCCCCCACCAGGCCTCACCAACAACAAGCCCTCTTCTACCTGGGGCGGCAACTCACTGGGCCTGGCCCAAGGCTGGAGCGGCTCCTACTCCTCTG AGGGAACCACCTGGAGTACTGACAGCTCCAACAGGACCAGCAGCTGGCTCGTGCTGAGGAATCTCACCCCACAA ATTGATGGTTCGACTCTGCGGACCCTGTGCATGCAGCACGGCCCCCTGATCACATTCCACCTCAACTTGACACAGGGGAACGCTGTGGTGCGCTACAGCTCCAAGGACGAGGCCGCAAAGGCCCAGAAGTCTCTGCACAT GTGTGTGCTTGGAAACACCACCATCCTGGCGGAGTTTGCCGGCGAGGAGGAGGTGAACCGCTTCTTTGCACAAGGCCAGTCGCTGGGGGCTAACACCACTAGCTGGCAGGCCAACCCGGGAACCAATCAAAACCGGATGGGCGGGGCAGCACAGTCCCACTCTATGGGCCAGtggagcagcagcggcggcggtGGAGGCAAGGCCAGCGGAGGCGACCTGCTGTGGGGTGGTGTGCCCCAGTACTCCAGCCTGTGGGGACCGCCGAGCGGAGAGGATGCCCGCGTGATTGGGAGCCCCACTCCCATTAACACCCTGCTGCCTGGAGATCTGCTGAGTGGGGAGTCCATGTAG